The Desulfovibrio subterraneus genome has a segment encoding these proteins:
- the gyrB gene encoding DNA topoisomerase (ATP-hydrolyzing) subunit B yields MTSAGSKQQYTADSITVLEGLSAVRKRPAMYIGSTDVRGLHHLVYEVVDNSIDEAMAGYCDKITVKVHLDNSVTVRDNGRGIPVDIHPKEGRPAVEVVMTILHAGGKFDSDTYKVSGGLHGVGVSCVNALSEYLEVTIDRDGYRYNQRYERGVPVKGVETIGESDKRGTTVRFRPDEEIFETNQFMYDVLKKRFEELSYLNSGLTIEFTDERTGDSDTFFAEGGIRQFVKDLNSGEGGIHSIIYGSGNGTGDQENIFVEYAIQYNAGYKENFLTFANNIRTKEGGTHLQGFKTALTRAINTYIQGSDLPKKLKVKLSGDDVREGLTGVISVKIPQPQFEGQTKTKLGNSEVAGLVAGLCYDHLMTFFGENPKDAKMVIEKAVDAARARDAARKAKDLVRRKGALGDNSLPGKLADCQSKDPAESELFIVEGDSAGGSAKQGRNPGTQAILPLRGKILNVEKTRFDRMLANKEIKAMITAMGAGVGEEDIDYDKMRYHKIVIMTDADVDGAHIRTLLLTFFFRQYPGLIEKGYLYIAQPPLYRAHSSKFEKFIKDDTELNAFLLNRIADDVVLHGGNGMTSTGAHLKELLKAIEAIQGKIAEVENINVSRDLFMTFLEYPVRLFPETFDHESENGFGTFLQDRGFSVCTEVEEDEIERRVWLVFEDQNGHRTRLGNEFFNSKLYKQPYIALDDIRKMFGGVSFKAVRKESETELSDIFAVLEYVLQEARKGLSIQRYKGLGEMNPEQLWVTTMNPENRILLQVTVEDAEDASDIFEQLMGDRVEPRREFIERNALSVNDLDI; encoded by the coding sequence ATGACCAGCGCTGGAAGCAAACAGCAGTACACCGCGGACAGCATTACCGTTCTTGAGGGGCTCTCGGCTGTCCGCAAGCGCCCCGCCATGTATATCGGCAGCACCGATGTTCGCGGTCTGCACCATCTTGTCTATGAAGTCGTGGATAACTCCATTGACGAAGCCATGGCCGGCTACTGCGACAAGATCACCGTGAAGGTGCATCTCGATAACAGCGTGACCGTGCGTGACAACGGCCGCGGCATTCCCGTGGACATCCACCCCAAGGAAGGACGTCCCGCCGTTGAAGTGGTCATGACCATACTGCACGCAGGCGGCAAGTTCGACAGCGACACCTACAAGGTTTCCGGCGGTCTGCACGGCGTGGGTGTTTCGTGTGTTAATGCCCTGTCCGAGTATCTTGAAGTGACCATCGACCGCGACGGCTACCGCTACAATCAGCGGTATGAACGCGGTGTGCCTGTTAAGGGCGTTGAAACCATCGGTGAAAGCGACAAGCGCGGTACCACTGTACGTTTCCGTCCTGATGAAGAGATATTTGAAACGAACCAGTTCATGTACGATGTGCTGAAGAAGCGCTTTGAAGAACTGTCCTATCTCAACTCCGGACTGACCATCGAATTCACCGACGAGCGTACCGGCGATTCCGATACCTTCTTCGCGGAAGGCGGCATCCGCCAGTTCGTCAAAGATCTCAACTCCGGCGAAGGCGGCATCCATTCCATCATCTACGGTTCCGGCAACGGTACCGGCGATCAGGAAAACATCTTTGTCGAATACGCCATCCAGTACAACGCAGGGTACAAGGAAAACTTCCTCACCTTTGCGAACAACATCCGCACCAAGGAAGGCGGCACGCACCTGCAGGGTTTCAAGACCGCGCTGACCCGTGCCATCAACACCTACATTCAGGGATCTGATCTTCCCAAGAAGCTGAAGGTGAAGCTTTCCGGCGATGACGTGCGCGAAGGTCTTACCGGCGTTATCAGCGTGAAGATTCCGCAGCCCCAGTTTGAAGGGCAGACCAAGACCAAGCTCGGTAACAGCGAAGTGGCCGGTCTTGTGGCCGGACTGTGCTACGACCATCTCATGACCTTCTTCGGCGAGAACCCCAAGGACGCCAAGATGGTCATCGAAAAGGCCGTGGATGCCGCCCGTGCACGCGATGCTGCCCGCAAGGCAAAGGATCTTGTACGCCGCAAGGGCGCCCTTGGTGACAACTCGCTGCCCGGCAAGCTGGCGGACTGCCAGTCCAAGGACCCTGCCGAGTCTGAACTGTTCATCGTGGAAGGTGACTCTGCAGGCGGTTCTGCCAAGCAGGGCAGAAACCCGGGAACACAGGCCATTCTGCCGCTGCGAGGCAAGATTCTGAACGTTGAGAAGACCCGTTTCGACAGGATGCTGGCCAACAAGGAAATCAAGGCGATGATTACCGCCATGGGTGCCGGTGTTGGTGAAGAAGACATTGATTACGATAAGATGCGCTATCACAAGATCGTCATCATGACTGACGCCGACGTGGACGGCGCGCATATTCGTACGCTGCTCCTCACGTTCTTCTTCCGTCAGTATCCCGGGCTTATCGAAAAGGGCTACCTGTACATCGCGCAGCCGCCGTTGTACCGCGCCCATTCGTCCAAGTTTGAAAAGTTCATCAAGGACGATACTGAGCTGAACGCGTTTCTGCTCAACCGTATTGCAGACGATGTGGTGCTGCATGGCGGCAACGGCATGACCTCCACAGGTGCGCATCTCAAGGAACTGCTCAAGGCAATCGAGGCCATTCAGGGCAAGATTGCCGAGGTTGAGAATATCAACGTGAGCAGGGATCTGTTCATGACCTTCCTTGAGTATCCGGTGCGTCTGTTCCCCGAAACGTTTGATCACGAAAGTGAAAACGGATTCGGCACGTTCCTGCAGGACCGCGGGTTCTCCGTGTGCACCGAGGTGGAAGAGGACGAAATAGAACGCCGCGTATGGCTTGTGTTCGAAGACCAGAACGGACACCGCACCCGCCTTGGCAACGAGTTTTTCAACTCCAAGCTCTACAAGCAGCCCTACATAGCGCTGGACGACATCCGCAAGATGTTCGGCGGTGTTTCCTTCAAGGCTGTGCGCAAGGAATCGGAAACGGAACTGTCTGATATCTTCGCTGTTCTCGAGTATGTGCTGCAGGAAGCCCGCAAGGGTCTCAGCATTCAGCGGTACAAAGGTCTTGGTGAAATGAACCCCGAGCAGCTCTGGGTGACCACCATGAACCCCGAGAACCGCATACTGCTTCAGGTGACCGTGGAAGATGCCGAGGATGCAAGCGACATCTTCGAGCAGTTGATGGGCGACAGGGTTGAACCCCGTCGTGAATTCATCGAACGCAACGCCCTGAGCGTGAACGATCTGGATATTTAA
- the dnaN gene encoding DNA polymerase III subunit beta has protein sequence MHLRVFKEDVIDGLQKAANIIPAKTGAAYLRSIWLKAEAGALHVLSTDSNIEFRGRYTGEVMEEGLAGVQGRAFVDLLKKLPSGEITLRLDKDSGSLQIEQGRRKYKLPVNDPTWFQNFSDFPEAGSVYWSGDFVQELIDKLSYCISDEDTMEAIACMSMKPMTNGTIESCGLNGHQFSMQRFMNDELHSMLPQDGILVQKKYLGELKKWLGGDEIELNIDNKRLFFRRGDKRETFSLPLSYYQYPDYNNFLSKLQAPEVSTLEVDRKEIIEALDRLLIFNTENNRCTYFTFNGAEVELSSQGQEVGTANEAIEAQYQGDIKRIAFPTRNLIEILNHYQSETLKFLLTGSEGPCGLQGNDDPEYTVIIMPMKIVEETYYSEEEV, from the coding sequence ATGCATTTAAGAGTATTTAAAGAAGACGTGATTGACGGTCTCCAGAAAGCCGCAAATATCATTCCTGCCAAAACCGGCGCAGCCTATTTGCGGTCCATCTGGCTTAAAGCGGAAGCAGGCGCTCTGCATGTGCTCTCTACCGATTCCAATATCGAATTCCGTGGCCGGTATACCGGCGAGGTGATGGAAGAGGGGCTTGCCGGTGTGCAGGGTCGTGCCTTTGTGGATCTTCTCAAGAAGCTGCCTTCAGGCGAAATTACCCTTCGTCTGGACAAAGACTCCGGCAGCCTGCAGATTGAGCAGGGCAGAAGAAAATACAAACTGCCCGTGAACGATCCTACCTGGTTCCAGAATTTTTCCGATTTCCCCGAAGCCGGTTCCGTTTACTGGTCGGGCGACTTCGTGCAGGAACTCATAGACAAGCTTTCCTACTGCATCTCCGATGAAGACACGATGGAAGCCATTGCCTGCATGAGCATGAAGCCCATGACCAACGGTACCATCGAGTCCTGCGGCCTTAACGGTCACCAGTTCTCCATGCAGCGCTTCATGAACGATGAGCTTCACTCCATGCTGCCGCAGGACGGCATTCTGGTGCAGAAGAAGTATCTCGGCGAACTCAAGAAGTGGCTCGGCGGTGATGAGATTGAACTGAACATCGACAACAAGCGTCTGTTCTTCCGTCGCGGAGACAAGCGCGAGACGTTCAGCCTGCCTCTTTCCTATTACCAGTATCCGGATTACAACAATTTCCTTTCAAAGCTTCAGGCTCCCGAAGTGAGCACCCTTGAGGTAGACAGAAAGGAGATAATCGAGGCACTCGACCGTCTGCTCATCTTCAACACGGAAAACAACCGTTGCACCTACTTCACCTTCAACGGAGCCGAAGTGGAGCTTTCTTCACAGGGTCAGGAAGTGGGTACGGCCAACGAAGCCATCGAAGCACAGTATCAGGGTGACATAAAGCGCATTGCGTTCCCCACCCGCAACCTGATCGAAATTCTCAACCACTACCAGTCCGAAACCCTCAAGTTCCTGCTTACCGGTTCGGAAGGCCCCTGCGGCCTGCAGGGCAATGATGACCCGGAATACACGGTTATCATCATGCCCATGAAGATTGTGGAAGAGACGTACTACAGCGAGGAAGAAGTTTAA
- a CDS encoding helix-turn-helix domain-containing protein, with amino-acid sequence MLKKALRDHLSHSFSDQALRQWYDPLTLVMSPTEKRLSVYFPHPFFAKWFQLNAQGDFENALRQYLDEGYKLDYTTRAASRTGGRMPVSASSDRVKNLDIPFGQQFTFESYLHNRKNEFPIASAREVVKQGAPKYNPFVLCGSSGSGKTHLLRAMANEIARHTDPESIFLGTVEDLAALYAVQFEGDLYGARRHISRYVYFMLDDVQRFRDFPLLQEEMVILFNMFHDAGRQMIFTSTGIISGYDFLDPKLKSRLEWGLIAQIKPQDLDIRVRFVQQRLKHDRLRISKEQTFMLCQRFPDFRNLQGILTKLAAYRDLMSREVTDKDFEQILAHTDDKQGSSITPDTVIAVISEHFGLNHKDITGTKRHQKIVQARQLAMFICRQLLGSSYPSLGRIFGGKDHSTAMYAVKKVKELQESNRDTKLLVTELKKKCLTKDS; translated from the coding sequence GTGCTCAAGAAAGCCCTTCGCGATCATCTTTCCCACAGTTTTTCCGACCAGGCGCTGCGCCAGTGGTATGACCCGCTGACTCTTGTGATGAGCCCGACGGAAAAACGGCTTTCTGTGTATTTTCCGCATCCGTTTTTTGCCAAGTGGTTTCAGCTGAATGCTCAAGGCGACTTTGAAAACGCCCTGCGGCAGTATCTGGACGAGGGGTACAAGCTCGATTACACCACGCGCGCTGCCAGCCGCACTGGCGGCAGAATGCCCGTTTCCGCCTCTTCCGACCGTGTGAAGAATCTGGACATTCCCTTTGGCCAGCAATTCACCTTTGAAAGCTACCTGCACAACCGCAAGAACGAATTTCCCATTGCCAGCGCCCGTGAAGTCGTCAAGCAGGGAGCACCCAAATACAACCCCTTTGTCTTGTGCGGCTCCAGCGGCTCGGGCAAGACGCACCTGCTGCGCGCCATGGCAAACGAGATTGCCCGCCATACCGATCCCGAATCCATTTTTCTCGGTACGGTAGAAGACCTTGCAGCGCTCTATGCCGTGCAGTTTGAAGGCGATCTGTACGGCGCCCGCCGCCATATTTCGCGTTACGTCTACTTTATGCTGGACGATGTGCAGCGTTTTCGCGACTTCCCGCTGCTGCAGGAAGAAATGGTCATTCTGTTCAACATGTTCCACGATGCGGGACGGCAGATGATATTCACCTCCACCGGCATCATTTCCGGATACGACTTTCTGGACCCCAAGCTCAAATCACGGCTGGAATGGGGCCTTATCGCCCAGATCAAGCCGCAGGATCTTGATATCCGCGTGCGCTTCGTGCAGCAGCGGCTCAAGCATGACAGGCTGCGCATATCCAAGGAACAGACCTTCATGCTGTGCCAGCGGTTTCCTGATTTCCGCAACCTGCAGGGTATTCTGACCAAGCTTGCCGCCTACAGGGACCTGATGAGCAGGGAAGTGACAGATAAGGATTTCGAGCAGATACTCGCCCACACCGATGACAAGCAGGGCAGCTCCATAACGCCGGATACGGTTATTGCGGTCATTTCCGAACACTTCGGGCTGAACCACAAGGATATAACCGGCACCAAACGCCACCAGAAGATCGTGCAGGCGCGCCAGCTGGCCATGTTCATATGCCGTCAGCTTCTTGGCAGTTCCTACCCTTCACTCGGGCGCATCTTCGGCGGCAAAGATCACTCAACGGCCATGTACGCCGTTAAAAAAGTCAAGGAATTACAGGAAAGTAACAGAGATACGAAACTTTTGGTAACCGAGCTGAAGAAAAAGTGTCTAACCAAAGACAGTTAG
- a CDS encoding peptidoglycan DD-metalloendopeptidase family protein: protein MNKNYRFSSSGPKRKKYLVIAGVCAAALTLSALFGIFGTTSDTSTPVAAVEQEKTVEQPAPAVPQGPVKAVHPGIVGNGDTASSILAQWFNPAEIHELAQICKPVFPLRQLRAGQPYRVYTEDGVVTRLEYEIDNDKFLTITPQKKQEGVEACPSFTAELHDIPYDYKTVRVAGTVSSSLFEAVEQAGENASLAIVLADIFGWEIDFIRNLREGDKFSAVVEKRYRDGEFKGYKRVLAASFTNQGELHEGFRMKDEYGVYQFFNAEGGNLRRAFLKAPLSFQRISSNFSRSRLHPVLKTYRPHYGVDYAAPTGTPVHAIGDGTVTKVARDHAAGNYIKIRHVNGYESGYLHLSRFAKGMKSGKRIRQGETIGYVGSTGYATGPHLDFRIQKNGSYLNPRQIISPRSEPVSKKQMGKFKTLVQELRPMLNPETTVGTITVPNESN from the coding sequence ATGAATAAAAATTATCGCTTTTCCTCATCCGGCCCGAAACGCAAAAAATATCTCGTCATTGCAGGTGTCTGTGCAGCAGCGCTGACACTTTCAGCCCTGTTTGGCATATTTGGTACCACTTCCGATACCTCCACTCCGGTTGCCGCCGTTGAACAGGAGAAAACGGTGGAGCAACCCGCTCCAGCAGTGCCTCAAGGTCCTGTGAAAGCCGTGCACCCCGGCATAGTAGGGAACGGAGACACTGCCTCCTCCATCCTTGCCCAATGGTTCAATCCTGCTGAAATTCATGAGCTGGCCCAGATTTGCAAACCCGTTTTCCCGCTCAGACAGCTCCGTGCGGGCCAGCCCTATCGCGTATACACTGAAGACGGTGTTGTTACCCGTCTTGAGTACGAAATAGACAACGACAAGTTCCTTACCATCACTCCGCAGAAGAAGCAGGAAGGTGTAGAGGCTTGCCCCTCATTCACTGCCGAACTGCATGATATTCCCTACGATTACAAAACGGTACGCGTTGCCGGCACCGTATCTTCCAGCCTGTTCGAGGCTGTTGAGCAGGCTGGCGAAAACGCCTCGCTTGCCATTGTGCTGGCCGATATCTTCGGGTGGGAAATAGACTTCATCCGCAACCTGCGCGAGGGCGACAAGTTTTCCGCAGTTGTGGAAAAGCGTTACCGTGACGGGGAGTTCAAAGGCTACAAGCGCGTGCTGGCCGCCTCGTTTACCAACCAGGGTGAACTGCACGAAGGCTTCCGCATGAAGGATGAATACGGCGTGTACCAGTTCTTCAACGCCGAGGGCGGCAACCTGCGCCGCGCTTTCCTCAAGGCTCCTCTCTCCTTCCAGCGTATATCCTCCAATTTCTCCAGAAGCCGCCTGCATCCTGTTCTCAAGACATACCGCCCCCATTACGGGGTTGATTACGCCGCTCCCACCGGCACGCCCGTGCATGCCATCGGCGACGGCACCGTTACCAAGGTGGCGCGTGACCATGCCGCCGGTAACTACATCAAGATCCGCCACGTAAACGGCTACGAAAGCGGCTACCTGCACCTTTCCCGCTTTGCCAAGGGCATGAAGTCCGGCAAGCGCATTCGTCAGGGCGAAACCATCGGGTACGTAGGCTCCACCGGCTACGCCACCGGCCCGCACCTTGATTTCCGCATCCAGAAGAACGGCTCCTACCTGAATCCCCGTCAGATTATCAGCCCCCGTTCCGAGCCTGTTTCCAAGAAGCAGATGGGCAAATTCAAGACCCTTGTTCAGGAGCTGCGCCCCATGCTGAATCCTGAAACCACAGTGGGAACAATCACTGTTCCTAACGAATCCAACTAG
- a CDS encoding TRAP transporter large permease, which produces MTLVLFGLLVLLFALNTPIAVAVGVSAVAAFMLQGDMNLMLVTQRMYAGADSFPLMAVPLFMIAGNLMGAGGISRRIVRLADALVGHLPGGLAAVSVVSAMFFAGISGSAAADTAAVGAILIPSMVRRGHTPAFAGAVQAAAGSIGVVIPPSIPMIVFGVLTGASIGKLFAAGIVPGIMAGLSLITVCVLHAKRHGWQPEHGFSLREVASAFRHALWALGAPVIILGGILGGVFTATESAAVAVFYALFAGLFIYREIAPRQLPGLILQAGITSSIILFIICSASVFSWYMAIQDIPAGIAEWLTGITTNPVLLLLLVNCLLLLAGTILETTAALILFVPVLLPLLPALGLDVIHLGIIVVMNLAIGMLTPPMGVCLIVSCSIASTRLESITRAILPFLLALIVNLALVCLFPQIALVVPDMLFK; this is translated from the coding sequence ATGACGCTGGTACTCTTCGGCCTTCTGGTTCTGCTGTTTGCGCTGAACACGCCCATTGCCGTGGCTGTTGGGGTAAGCGCCGTTGCCGCCTTCATGCTGCAGGGCGACATGAATCTCATGCTTGTTACCCAGCGCATGTACGCAGGCGCTGATTCCTTTCCCCTCATGGCTGTGCCGCTGTTCATGATCGCGGGCAACCTCATGGGTGCTGGCGGCATATCACGCCGCATTGTGCGCCTTGCCGATGCACTGGTGGGGCACCTTCCGGGCGGGCTTGCTGCTGTCTCAGTCGTTTCCGCCATGTTCTTTGCGGGCATTTCCGGTTCCGCTGCCGCAGATACGGCTGCCGTGGGTGCCATACTCATTCCTTCCATGGTCAGGCGCGGCCACACACCTGCCTTTGCCGGAGCTGTGCAGGCGGCGGCAGGCTCCATCGGGGTGGTCATTCCCCCGTCCATTCCCATGATCGTTTTCGGAGTGCTCACCGGTGCATCCATAGGTAAGCTGTTCGCAGCGGGCATTGTTCCGGGAATCATGGCCGGTCTTTCGCTTATCACCGTGTGCGTTCTGCACGCAAAACGCCATGGCTGGCAGCCGGAACACGGATTCTCGCTGCGGGAGGTGGCGAGTGCATTCCGCCACGCCCTGTGGGCGCTTGGTGCGCCTGTCATCATTCTGGGCGGCATTCTGGGCGGTGTGTTCACAGCAACGGAATCTGCCGCTGTGGCCGTGTTCTATGCACTCTTTGCGGGTCTGTTCATCTACCGCGAGATCGCGCCGCGCCAATTGCCCGGACTCATCCTGCAGGCGGGCATTACCTCCAGCATCATTCTGTTCATCATCTGCTCGGCATCCGTGTTTTCATGGTACATGGCCATTCAGGATATTCCTGCAGGCATAGCGGAGTGGCTTACCGGCATAACCACCAATCCCGTGCTGCTGCTTCTGCTGGTGAACTGCCTTCTGCTGCTTGCGGGTACCATTCTGGAAACCACAGCTGCGCTCATCCTATTCGTTCCCGTTTTGCTGCCGTTGCTGCCTGCACTGGGACTTGATGTCATCCACCTCGGCATCATCGTGGTCATGAACCTTGCCATAGGCATGCTTACCCCGCCCATGGGAGTGTGCCTGATTGTTTCATGCTCCATAGCCTCAACCCGGTTGGAATCCATCACCCGCGCAATACTGCCCTTTTTGCTGGCGCTGATCGTAAACCTTGCGCTGGTCTGCCTGTTCCCGCAAATAGCGCTGGTGGTGCCTGATATGCTCTTTAAGTAG
- a CDS encoding TRAP transporter small permease, whose protein sequence is MHSVSNVRSRLLALLNLLSAYADTLCRVMLFLACFGMVAVIGAQVFFRYVLNYSLFWSEELGRVLLVQLTFFGAAVAYRASAHIGVDTVVCRLSPAGRTMAARLTHVACLFLFVVMAVYGFKFADFLSVQMTTTLGVSKRIPFLAVPVSGCIMALHCLCFLFGPPSSTPCVSASARQGREDSRA, encoded by the coding sequence ATGCACAGTGTTTCCAACGTTCGTTCACGCCTGCTGGCACTCTTGAACCTGCTGAGCGCATATGCCGACACGCTTTGCCGCGTCATGTTGTTCCTTGCCTGCTTCGGCATGGTGGCTGTTATCGGTGCGCAGGTGTTCTTCCGCTATGTGCTCAATTATTCCCTGTTCTGGTCAGAAGAACTGGGCAGGGTTCTGCTGGTGCAGCTCACCTTTTTCGGTGCTGCCGTGGCATACCGTGCCAGCGCGCATATCGGCGTGGATACTGTTGTCTGCCGCCTTTCGCCCGCAGGCCGCACTATGGCGGCACGGCTCACACATGTGGCCTGCCTGTTCCTTTTTGTGGTCATGGCGGTGTACGGGTTCAAGTTTGCAGATTTCCTTTCTGTGCAGATGACCACCACGCTCGGTGTTTCCAAGCGCATTCCCTTTCTGGCCGTGCCTGTGAGCGGCTGCATCATGGCCCTGCACTGTCTGTGCTTTCTCTTTGGTCCCCCTTCCAGCACGCCCTGCGTTTCTGCTTCCGCCAGGCAGGGAAGGGAGGATAGCAGGGCATGA
- a CDS encoding TRAP transporter substrate-binding protein: MPFSPSSVQSAGCPSSPAAPVRFFHTVCACLFACLFLVCMLVTGLPLQASAAQISLAVVTKPGSAQYIAAAKFAELVKERSNGATTVKIFHSGALGTETEMLQQIQLGAVQMGIITLGPFDTFVPEVKVVAFPFLFKDHATVDRVLDGPVGQEILKTLESAGFKGLAFSENGFRHLTNSRQPVHTAMDAGGLKIRVMESTFHKELWRALGANPTPMGWPIYSELQQHTIDAQENPLWVLSVYKLYEVQKYLSLTGHVYSTHIDIANLGWFNSLPADQQTLIATAMHDAAIFQRAYNRSQEAANLEEMRANGMIVEEHPDLQSFRDRVAKLRDMDMYAAPATRALLDKILEAAK, from the coding sequence ATGCCTTTCTCCCCCAGTTCTGTGCAGTCCGCGGGCTGCCCGTCATCTCCGGCTGCACCGGTGCGCTTCTTTCACACAGTGTGCGCCTGCCTGTTCGCCTGCCTGTTCCTTGTGTGCATGCTGGTAACCGGACTGCCCCTGCAGGCTTCTGCCGCCCAGATATCCCTTGCCGTGGTGACCAAGCCCGGTTCCGCACAGTACATTGCCGCAGCGAAGTTTGCCGAGCTGGTCAAGGAACGCAGCAACGGTGCCACCACCGTCAAAATATTCCATTCCGGCGCGCTGGGGACGGAAACCGAAATGCTGCAGCAGATTCAGCTTGGTGCCGTGCAGATGGGCATTATCACCCTCGGACCCTTTGATACCTTTGTGCCGGAAGTTAAGGTTGTCGCCTTTCCCTTCCTTTTCAAGGACCACGCAACCGTAGACCGTGTACTGGACGGACCGGTAGGGCAGGAGATTCTCAAAACCCTCGAATCCGCCGGTTTCAAGGGCCTCGCCTTTTCCGAAAACGGGTTCCGGCATCTGACCAATTCACGCCAGCCCGTGCACACGGCCATGGATGCCGGGGGACTGAAGATCCGCGTTATGGAATCCACCTTCCACAAGGAACTGTGGCGGGCGCTTGGCGCAAACCCCACCCCCATGGGCTGGCCCATCTATTCCGAGTTGCAGCAGCACACCATTGATGCGCAGGAAAATCCCCTGTGGGTGCTTTCCGTCTACAAGCTCTATGAAGTGCAGAAGTATCTTTCCCTCACCGGTCACGTCTATTCCACGCACATAGACATAGCCAACCTCGGCTGGTTCAACAGCCTTCCTGCAGACCAGCAGACCCTCATTGCCACCGCCATGCACGATGCAGCCATATTCCAGCGTGCCTACAACCGCTCGCAGGAGGCAGCCAATCTTGAAGAAATGCGGGCAAACGGCATGATCGTGGAAGAGCACCCCGACCTGCAATCCTTCCGCGACCGCGTGGCAAAGCTGCGCGACATGGATATGTATGCAGCCCCCGCCACCCGTGCCTTGCTGGACAAGATTCTCGAAGCCGCAAAATAA